One window from the genome of Dyadobacter sp. CECT 9275 encodes:
- a CDS encoding response regulator transcription factor, whose translation MKLLLVEDEPNVISLIQRGLSVSGNEITVALDGESGLQMAMQYTFDVIILDLMLPVINGMEVCRKLRRSGFSTPILMLTALGTTENIVSGLDAGADDYMTKPFKLAELEARLRTLTRRGKEPEKEKNADFLIIGDLVLDKITKIVKRDSQVIELTATEFRLLEFLLSNQNKVLNRMEILENVWDINFNLGTNVVDVYINYLRKKIDKNHRIKLIHTVFGMGYVIRQAYENTK comes from the coding sequence ATGAAGCTTTTGCTTGTTGAAGATGAACCCAATGTGATATCCCTCATTCAGAGAGGCCTCTCCGTTTCAGGCAACGAAATAACGGTTGCGCTGGACGGCGAGTCAGGGTTGCAAATGGCCATGCAATATACCTTTGATGTGATCATACTGGATCTTATGCTACCTGTCATAAACGGCATGGAGGTCTGCAGAAAGCTACGCCGGTCGGGTTTTTCAACGCCTATTCTGATGCTTACTGCCCTGGGAACTACTGAAAACATCGTTTCCGGACTGGATGCCGGTGCCGACGATTATATGACCAAACCTTTTAAGCTGGCCGAACTTGAGGCGAGGCTAAGGACCCTGACACGCCGGGGAAAGGAGCCCGAAAAAGAAAAAAACGCCGATTTCCTGATCATTGGCGATCTGGTACTGGATAAGATCACCAAAATTGTAAAGCGCGACTCCCAGGTGATTGAACTCACCGCAACCGAGTTCCGCTTACTGGAATTCCTGCTATCCAATCAGAACAAAGTACTTAACAGAATGGAGATTCTTGAGAATGTCTGGGATATCAATTTTAACCTTGGCACAAACGTTGTGGACGTTTATATCAATTATTTACGCAAGAAAATCGACAAAAATCATCGGATCAAACTTATCCATACCGTTTTCGGGATGGGTTATGTGATACGCCAGGCATATGAAAATACAAAATAA
- a CDS encoding cytochrome P450 has product MKTIQILLLGLLCTTAVNAQDNFSADLKKLNSQIEAAHRSHKLSDNEYYKLKREQEVIKEAMRKYKADGYFSPEEKNRIYAKISRAKKRLARYKTNGERY; this is encoded by the coding sequence ATGAAAACAATTCAAATACTGCTCCTTGGCCTGTTATGCACTACAGCGGTTAACGCACAGGATAACTTCAGTGCTGATCTTAAGAAACTGAACAGCCAGATCGAGGCAGCGCACCGCAGCCACAAGCTCTCCGACAACGAGTACTATAAACTGAAGCGGGAACAAGAAGTTATTAAAGAGGCCATGCGTAAATACAAAGCAGACGGATACTTTTCTCCGGAAGAGAAAAACCGGATCTATGCCAAGATCAGCCGTGCAAAAAAACGCTTGGCCAGGTATAAAACCAACGGGGAGCGATATTAA
- a CDS encoding Gfo/Idh/MocA family protein, translated as MDQIKWGIIGCGNVTEVKSGPAFNLVENSSLVAVMRRDGALAADYAQRHNVPRWYDNVDDLINDPEVNAIYIATPPDVHEDYTERAFRAGKPVYVEKPMARNAAECRRMVEAGKAANLPLYVAYYRRALPYFLKIKEIVDSGVLGDIRFVDITLQWQPYDEEVGENPVPRWRVYPEISGGGHFHDLASHQFDILEYILGPVKQARGYARNQAGLYPADDIVVANFEFESGVLGKGSWCYTINKEQREDEGRIIGSKGRLIFSYFEKYDIILETENGVEKFHIPYPPHVQQPLIDLIVKDLRGEGVCPSTGETGLRANLIMDWITA; from the coding sequence ATGGATCAGATCAAATGGGGAATTATCGGCTGCGGTAATGTGACGGAAGTCAAAAGCGGGCCTGCGTTTAATTTAGTTGAAAATTCCAGTTTGGTTGCCGTCATGCGGCGCGACGGGGCGCTGGCGGCCGATTATGCGCAGCGTCATAATGTACCTCGCTGGTACGACAACGTGGACGATCTCATCAATGACCCAGAGGTTAACGCGATTTATATTGCAACACCACCTGATGTGCACGAGGATTATACCGAAAGGGCGTTTCGTGCCGGCAAACCGGTATATGTTGAAAAACCGATGGCCCGTAACGCTGCCGAATGCCGCAGAATGGTGGAAGCAGGAAAGGCGGCCAATCTGCCGTTGTATGTAGCCTATTACCGGAGGGCTCTGCCGTATTTTCTGAAAATCAAAGAGATCGTTGATTCGGGAGTACTGGGAGATATTCGGTTTGTGGATATCACACTTCAGTGGCAGCCGTACGACGAGGAGGTTGGCGAAAACCCTGTGCCGCGCTGGAGAGTGTATCCCGAGATATCCGGCGGCGGCCATTTTCATGATCTTGCTTCGCATCAGTTTGATATTCTGGAGTATATCCTTGGCCCTGTTAAGCAGGCGAGGGGGTATGCGCGGAACCAGGCGGGCTTGTATCCGGCAGATGATATCGTGGTGGCTAACTTTGAGTTCGAGTCGGGTGTACTGGGTAAAGGAAGCTGGTGTTACACCATCAACAAAGAGCAAAGGGAAGATGAAGGAAGAATTATTGGCTCCAAAGGAAGATTGATATTCTCGTATTTCGAAAAATATGATATTATTCTGGAGACTGAGAATGGAGTGGAGAAATTCCACATACCGTACCCTCCGCATGTACAGCAACCGCTGATTGACCTGATCGTGAAGGATCTACGAGGAGAAGGAGTGTGCCCTAGTACGGGAGAAACGGGCTTACGGGCCAATCTGATTATGGACTGGATTACGGCCTGA
- a CDS encoding PDDEXK family nuclease — protein MELRKDNGWNDFAGEVKSWLHETTGYFIALEGGAQDVFPILTIAREEGRVIMEIKLIMLENWQKFPGALLEWQYYLERQTELRQAGVHSVMLWEDIWTSRKLIVKSRLLVLLGLSDKIPGRLTVPRRISKAAAAAFLEVNHLQGATLSKYQFGIFLPQRYFRVLPVDFKVDTTEEECLVAVATFSHARIFYKNGEPHRSVELIRFASLLNLTVAGGLGKLISAFVKDVAPDDIMTYADLDWSDGHNYTKMGFQFVSDKDPMRIKLDLPSLKRTGARPGAETGQPFIWIMNAGSRKFVKTIR, from the coding sequence ATGGAGCTACGGAAAGATAACGGATGGAATGACTTCGCCGGGGAAGTCAAAAGCTGGTTGCATGAAACCACCGGATATTTTATCGCGTTAGAAGGTGGTGCGCAAGACGTGTTTCCCATACTCACCATTGCGCGCGAAGAGGGCAGGGTAATTATGGAAATCAAACTGATCATGCTCGAGAATTGGCAGAAATTTCCAGGTGCGCTATTGGAATGGCAATATTATCTGGAACGGCAGACAGAGCTCAGGCAGGCCGGTGTACACAGCGTTATGCTTTGGGAGGATATCTGGACGAGCCGGAAGCTTATTGTCAAATCCAGGCTGCTGGTGTTACTCGGTCTTTCGGATAAGATACCCGGAAGGCTTACCGTACCCAGGAGGATTAGTAAAGCTGCGGCCGCAGCTTTTTTGGAAGTCAACCATCTGCAGGGGGCAACGCTATCGAAATATCAATTCGGTATTTTTCTTCCACAGCGGTATTTCAGGGTATTACCTGTTGATTTTAAGGTAGATACCACAGAAGAAGAATGTCTTGTTGCCGTGGCTACGTTTAGCCATGCACGTATTTTTTATAAGAACGGCGAGCCGCATCGTTCCGTTGAACTGATCCGGTTTGCAAGTTTATTGAATCTGACAGTCGCAGGAGGTTTGGGGAAGCTCATCAGTGCTTTTGTAAAGGACGTTGCACCCGATGATATCATGACTTATGCCGATCTGGACTGGTCGGATGGGCATAACTATACCAAAATGGGTTTTCAGTTTGTGTCCGATAAAGATCCTATGAGAATCAAACTGGATTTGCCATCCTTGAAAAGAACTGGAGCTCGACCAGGCGCTGAAACTGGTCAGCCGTTTATTTGGATCATGAACGCTGGCAGCCGTAAATTTGTCAAAACAATCCGTTAA
- a CDS encoding chaperone modulator CbpM — translation MENNQLISADEFCEYYQVEYSLIESFSEIGLIETVIQQNTIFIQMDHLAKIERMIRLHSDLQINPEGIEAVQNLLGRIENMQKEIIYLRNRLRFFETDNFI, via the coding sequence ATGGAAAATAACCAACTGATTTCGGCAGACGAATTCTGTGAATATTACCAGGTGGAATATTCACTGATTGAATCTTTTTCAGAAATAGGTCTGATTGAAACTGTAATTCAGCAAAATACTATTTTTATTCAAATGGATCATCTGGCAAAGATAGAAAGGATGATCCGGCTCCACAGCGATCTGCAGATCAACCCGGAGGGTATTGAGGCGGTGCAGAATCTGCTGGGCCGTATTGAAAATATGCAGAAGGAAATCATCTATCTCCGAAACAGGCTACGCTTTTTTGAAACAGACAATTTCATTTAA
- the miaA gene encoding tRNA (adenosine(37)-N6)-dimethylallyltransferase MiaA: MKNNKDIPGQPLLVILGPTASGKTHLAVQLAARLKGEIISADSRQVYRGMDIGTGKDLDEYDLGNQKISFHLINIRDAGEKYNLNEFVNDFSIVYEKVTGNNKVPIVCGGTGLYIHALLQGYGFVKIPVDEHLRMQLDVLDTGELLIKWEESGKDLGFPADISTRKRLIRNIEIAQYLQRYPEEWIELNRQRQFKAVVFGLIPDVATRRVRISMRLETRLQNGLTEEIERLLSAGIKPEQLIYYGLEYKYVTQYMLGILAFDVMKEKLETEIHRFAKRQMTFFRKMERDGIKIHWLDDTMTENEKIIFVSKTYKAAGQ, encoded by the coding sequence TTGAAAAACAATAAGGACATACCCGGCCAACCGCTTTTGGTCATCTTAGGGCCTACTGCCTCGGGCAAGACGCATCTCGCCGTACAACTGGCCGCCAGGCTGAAGGGCGAAATCATCAGCGCGGATTCGAGGCAGGTATACCGGGGAATGGATATCGGGACGGGTAAGGATCTTGACGAATATGATTTGGGAAACCAGAAAATCTCTTTTCATCTCATTAATATACGGGATGCCGGAGAAAAGTATAACCTGAATGAATTTGTGAATGATTTCAGCATAGTTTATGAAAAGGTTACCGGAAATAATAAAGTACCCATTGTTTGCGGAGGAACCGGATTGTATATCCACGCGCTGCTGCAGGGGTATGGTTTTGTTAAAATTCCGGTTGACGAGCATTTACGGATGCAGCTGGATGTGCTGGACACCGGGGAACTTTTGATAAAATGGGAAGAGTCAGGGAAGGATTTGGGTTTTCCCGCTGACATTTCCACACGAAAAAGACTAATAAGGAACATCGAAATCGCCCAATACCTGCAACGCTATCCCGAAGAGTGGATAGAACTTAACCGGCAACGGCAGTTTAAGGCTGTTGTGTTTGGGTTAATCCCGGATGTTGCTACCCGGCGGGTGCGTATATCAATGAGGCTGGAAACGCGGTTGCAGAATGGTTTGACAGAAGAAATAGAGCGGCTATTGTCAGCAGGGATCAAGCCCGAGCAACTGATTTATTACGGCCTTGAATATAAATACGTTACCCAATACATGTTGGGGATACTGGCTTTTGATGTCATGAAAGAAAAGCTGGAAACTGAAATCCACAGGTTTGCCAAACGTCAGATGACATTTTTTCGGAAAATGGAACGGGATGGCATAAAAATCCATTGGCTGGACGATACCATGACTGAAAACGAAAAGATAATATTCGTAAGTAAAACATATAAAGCAGCCGGGCAATAA
- a CDS encoding VF530 family protein, which translates to MTTVQNQPNNPLHGKTLEAILNELVEYYGWEQMGYYVNINCFNQDPSIKSSLKFLRKTPWARTKVEDLYVKMVNNR; encoded by the coding sequence ATGACCACAGTGCAAAACCAACCCAATAACCCGCTTCACGGCAAAACACTGGAAGCAATCCTGAACGAGCTTGTGGAATACTATGGCTGGGAACAAATGGGCTATTACGTTAACATAAACTGTTTTAACCAGGATCCTTCTATCAAAAGCAGCCTAAAATTTCTGCGAAAAACGCCATGGGCGCGAACTAAAGTAGAAGATTTATACGTCAAAATGGTCAATAACCGATAG
- a CDS encoding DnaJ C-terminal domain-containing protein has product MPFVDYYKILGVEKTASEKDIKNAYRKLARKYHPDLNPNDEEAHKKFQELNEANQVLSDPEKRKKYDQYGENWEHGEEYEKARQARSQGQGNWSGGMGQEGFSDFFESMFGGGFGSGRQGRYRGQDYQAQVSLDLKEAYTTHKQTLTVNGKNIRITIPAGIENGQTIKISGHGGPGTNGGPQGDLYITFNISSDPRFRRAGNDLHVKEELDLYTAVLGGEKIIETLDGKVKVPVRPETQNGAVMRLKGKGFPVYKQEGTFGDLYVTFEVKLPTNLTDRQKELFTELSKS; this is encoded by the coding sequence ATGCCCTTTGTAGATTATTACAAGATACTGGGTGTTGAAAAAACCGCCTCAGAAAAAGATATTAAAAATGCTTACCGCAAACTTGCACGCAAATATCATCCTGACCTCAACCCGAATGACGAGGAGGCACACAAAAAATTCCAGGAGCTCAACGAAGCCAATCAGGTACTGAGTGATCCGGAAAAACGAAAAAAATATGACCAGTATGGCGAAAACTGGGAGCATGGAGAGGAATACGAAAAAGCCAGGCAGGCACGCTCCCAGGGACAAGGAAACTGGTCTGGGGGAATGGGACAGGAAGGCTTTTCCGATTTTTTTGAATCCATGTTTGGGGGTGGCTTCGGTTCTGGGCGCCAAGGCAGGTACCGGGGACAGGATTATCAGGCGCAGGTCAGTCTGGACCTTAAAGAGGCCTATACAACCCATAAGCAAACCTTAACCGTTAATGGTAAAAACATCAGAATAACGATCCCGGCTGGGATTGAAAACGGACAGACGATCAAAATAAGCGGACATGGCGGGCCTGGTACCAATGGCGGACCGCAGGGAGATCTTTACATTACCTTTAACATAAGTAGTGACCCTCGTTTCCGCAGGGCCGGAAATGACCTGCACGTGAAGGAAGAACTCGACCTTTATACGGCTGTTCTGGGTGGCGAAAAAATCATTGAGACCCTGGATGGAAAAGTGAAGGTACCCGTCAGGCCGGAAACCCAGAATGGCGCGGTGATGCGGTTAAAAGGTAAAGGTTTTCCGGTTTACAAACAGGAAGGTACCTTTGGTGATCTGTATGTCACTTTTGAGGTAAAATTACCAACCAACCTTACCGATCGCCAGAAAGAATTATTTACAGAACTTTCTAAATCTTAA